In Flavobacterium sp. N3904, one DNA window encodes the following:
- a CDS encoding energy transducer TonB — protein MSSTFSNDQKKSLVLSILIYASLLLLLFFIRFWPPANLEELVGSGGGGGGVTLNFGDSDLGSGKNTQSEILNVQNQAKQVAAKSTPDEAILSQENATEESVVIPQKERPKKTEVVVKETPKPEVVKPKVSNSTNDALASILKGSNKGGDGDDKTAGNKGKSNGSLAATGYYGTGGTGGGTGGGNGTGNGIGNGSGYGPGSGGGSGGGTGGGSGYSLGNRKALTKPAPKYTCNESGKVVVEVSVDRNGNTINAVPGTKGTTNTAKCLLDQARIAAMNTKWDASSDAPEKQIGKIIYNFNLN, from the coding sequence ATGAGTTCTACATTTTCCAACGATCAAAAGAAATCATTAGTTCTATCCATACTCATTTACGCATCCTTATTGCTACTCTTGTTTTTTATCCGTTTTTGGCCACCTGCCAATCTCGAAGAACTGGTAGGCAGTGGTGGAGGAGGAGGTGGCGTTACCCTAAACTTTGGTGATAGTGATTTGGGGTCTGGAAAAAATACGCAAAGCGAGATTCTGAATGTACAAAACCAAGCCAAACAAGTTGCTGCCAAAAGCACTCCTGACGAAGCTATTTTATCTCAAGAAAATGCCACCGAGGAAAGTGTGGTTATCCCTCAAAAAGAAAGGCCCAAAAAAACTGAAGTTGTTGTCAAAGAAACACCAAAACCCGAAGTGGTTAAACCAAAAGTTTCAAACTCTACTAATGACGCCTTGGCTAGTATTTTAAAAGGTTCTAACAAAGGTGGGGACGGCGATGACAAAACCGCTGGCAACAAAGGAAAATCAAATGGAAGTTTGGCAGCTACGGGTTATTACGGTACAGGAGGAACGGGTGGTGGAACAGGCGGAGGCAATGGTACCGGAAACGGTATTGGCAACGGCAGCGGTTATGGTCCAGGGAGTGGTGGAGGCTCAGGCGGAGGGACTGGAGGCGGTTCCGGCTATTCTCTTGGTAATAGAAAAGCGCTCACTAAACCTGCGCCCAAATACACTTGCAACGAATCTGGTAAAGTGGTTGTAGAGGTTTCTGTTGACCGAAACGGAAATACCATCAACGCTGTTCCAGGTACAAAAGGCACGACCAATACTGCAAAATGCCTGCTGGACCAAGCCCGAATTGCAGCGATGAATACCAAATGGGACGCCAGCAGTGACGCTCCCGAAAAGCAAATAGGCAAGATTATTTATAATTTCAATCTGAATTAG
- a CDS encoding ExbD/TolR family protein, with protein MSIKRKRRFHAEVATSSLSDIMFFLLLFFLIISTLANPNVIKMTLPKSKTNEKTNKQYISLSVTEDKKFYIDKEPVPFEELETTLMSKMNTQKDQTVIVRIPFNLQVQDLVDVLQIGVKNNLKFVIATSPK; from the coding sequence ATGTCTATCAAAAGAAAAAGAAGATTTCACGCCGAAGTAGCCACATCCTCCTTGAGTGACATCATGTTTTTTTTGTTGCTGTTTTTCCTGATTATCTCAACGTTGGCAAATCCGAATGTGATTAAGATGACTTTGCCAAAGTCAAAAACCAATGAAAAAACCAACAAACAATATATTAGTTTATCCGTCACCGAAGACAAAAAATTCTATATCGACAAGGAACCCGTTCCTTTTGAGGAACTAGAAACGACTTTGATGTCCAAAATGAATACGCAAAAAGACCAAACCGTTATCGTACGGATTCCATTCAATTTACAGGTACAGGATTTAGTTGATGTATTGCAAATAGGAGTGAAAAACAACTTAAAGTTCGTGATTGCCACAAGTCCAAAGTAA
- a CDS encoding MotA/TolQ/ExbB proton channel family protein gives MFSFIQLQADTLANAASNVVIEKIAPNTEISVLGFILKGGFFLIPIAILLFYTFYIIIERYLFIHKVSKVDPLLMRDIRDHLTAGNFDLARSITERTNTASGNVIKEGILLIGRPIAEIESNMDRAADIEIAQMEQHLGQLGLIAGIAPTLGFIGTISGVIKIFYSISVTENISIGNISGGLYEKMISSGSGLIVGIIAYSAYHLLNGKIDNYALKVQKQILEFVNIIQKA, from the coding sequence ATGTTTAGTTTCATACAATTACAAGCCGATACTCTTGCCAACGCTGCATCCAATGTTGTTATCGAAAAAATAGCACCCAATACTGAAATCTCCGTTTTGGGGTTTATACTTAAAGGAGGATTTTTTTTAATTCCTATTGCAATCTTATTATTTTACACCTTTTATATAATTATAGAACGGTATTTGTTCATCCATAAAGTGTCCAAAGTAGATCCGCTTTTGATGCGAGACATACGCGATCATCTTACTGCAGGGAACTTTGATTTGGCGCGTTCCATCACCGAGAGAACCAATACCGCTTCAGGAAATGTAATCAAAGAAGGAATTTTATTAATTGGTCGCCCCATTGCCGAAATTGAATCGAATATGGATCGTGCCGCCGATATCGAAATTGCCCAAATGGAACAACATCTGGGTCAATTGGGTCTCATCGCTGGTATAGCACCAACGTTAGGATTTATCGGAACAATATCTGGGGTAATCAAGATTTTTTACAGCATCTCTGTAACCGAAAATATCAGTATTGGTAATATTTCAGGAGGTTTGTACGAAAAAATGATCAGTAGCGGTTCAGGACTGATCGTTGGTATCATTGCCTACAGCGCTTACCATTTATTGAACGGAAAAATCGATAATTATGCTTTGAAAGTACAAAAGCAAATATTGGAATTCGTGAACATTATTCAAAAAGCATAA
- a CDS encoding bifunctional folylpolyglutamate synthase/dihydrofolate synthase, with the protein MNYQETTNWMFNQLPMYQLQGASAYKKDLTNVNLLAEHLDNPQQKLKCIHVAGTNGKGSTSHMLASVLQEAGYKVGLYTSPHLKDFRERIKINGAEISETFVCEFIEKHKSFFEENDMSFFEMSVGLAFDYFAKEKVDIAVIEVGLGGRLDATNIITPLVSVITNIGIDHVQFLGNTLESIATEKAGIIKPGIPVVIGEYTPETHTVFLEKASTNNSQIYFASDLISETFPSDLLGDYQDHNKKTVIQTIAILNEQTDFKVNEENVKSGLFNVLKNTGLLGRWQQLGENPKVICDTAHNKNGLEIVLKQIQKETFEHLHIVLGVVNDKELDEVLPLFPKNATYYFCKPNIPRGLDAVSLQENALRFSLVGNVYESVNEAFSTAQKNASKNDFIYVGGSTFVVAELPLNKIF; encoded by the coding sequence ATGAACTATCAAGAAACCACAAACTGGATGTTTAATCAACTTCCGATGTATCAATTGCAAGGGGCTTCGGCTTATAAAAAAGACTTGACCAATGTAAATTTACTGGCGGAGCATCTTGATAATCCTCAACAAAAATTAAAATGCATTCATGTTGCGGGTACGAACGGTAAAGGCTCTACGTCGCACATGTTGGCTTCTGTCCTACAAGAAGCGGGATACAAAGTGGGACTATACACTTCTCCACATTTAAAAGATTTTCGGGAACGCATCAAGATTAACGGTGCCGAAATCTCCGAGACTTTTGTTTGTGAATTCATTGAGAAACACAAATCCTTTTTTGAAGAAAACGACATGAGTTTCTTTGAAATGTCGGTTGGATTGGCTTTTGACTATTTTGCAAAAGAAAAAGTAGACATTGCCGTTATCGAAGTGGGATTGGGTGGAAGATTGGATGCAACTAATATTATTACGCCATTGGTTTCGGTAATTACAAACATCGGAATCGATCATGTACAATTTCTCGGTAACACTTTGGAGTCTATTGCAACCGAAAAAGCGGGAATTATCAAACCTGGAATTCCTGTAGTTATCGGCGAATATACTCCTGAAACCCATACTGTTTTTTTAGAAAAAGCTTCGACAAATAATTCTCAAATTTATTTTGCTTCTGATTTGATTTCAGAAACATTTCCTTCTGATTTACTTGGGGATTATCAAGATCACAATAAAAAAACGGTTATTCAAACCATTGCAATTTTAAACGAGCAAACTGATTTTAAAGTGAATGAAGAAAATGTAAAATCGGGATTATTTAATGTGCTAAAAAACACTGGATTACTTGGACGATGGCAACAATTGGGCGAAAACCCAAAAGTGATTTGTGATACCGCTCACAACAAAAACGGTCTAGAAATTGTTTTGAAACAAATACAAAAAGAGACTTTTGAACATTTGCATATTGTGTTGGGAGTTGTCAATGACAAAGAATTGGATGAAGTATTGCCGCTGTTCCCTAAAAATGCAACGTATTATTTTTGTAAACCAAATATTCCACGTGGCTTGGATGCTGTTTCATTACAAGAAAATGCTTTGCGATTTTCATTAGTTGGAAATGTATATGAATCGGTAAATGAAGCATTCAGCACTGCACAAAAAAATGCTTCTAAAAACGATTTTATCTATGTTGGAGGTAGTACTTTTGTAGTGGCTGAGTTGCCATTAAATAAAATTTTTTAA
- a CDS encoding MlaD family protein produces MNESPRKRNILVGLFIFIGLIFLLAGILMVGNLHETFKKKMQLVTVFDEVNGLQTGANVWLSGVKIGKVKNIRINPSRNVLVTLAIEESAQQFILKDANTKIGTDGLIGNKVVIIYGGTANSATVQDGDTLLVGSTYSTENMMITLQKNNENLLAITTDFKKISHKLTTNEGTVGKLLNDDAMYDNINSIAISLNKASVKSEKLIASLNEYSSKLNKKGTLGNDLVTDTIVFNSIKKSVLELQKMTKSANVFMDNLKEASANPNSTIGVLLHDEKSGASLKRTIENLESSSEKLDEDLKAAQSNFLLRGYFKDKEKEAKKAASQK; encoded by the coding sequence ATGAACGAATCACCAAGGAAACGCAATATATTAGTTGGTCTATTTATTTTCATAGGATTAATATTTCTTTTGGCAGGGATTCTGATGGTGGGTAATCTTCATGAAACTTTCAAAAAGAAAATGCAATTAGTTACTGTTTTTGACGAAGTAAACGGATTGCAAACAGGAGCAAATGTTTGGCTTTCTGGTGTGAAAATTGGGAAAGTAAAGAATATCAGAATCAATCCAAGCAGGAATGTTTTAGTAACTTTAGCTATTGAAGAAAGCGCACAGCAGTTTATTCTTAAAGATGCTAATACTAAAATAGGTACTGATGGTCTTATAGGGAATAAAGTAGTTATTATTTATGGTGGAACTGCAAATTCCGCAACCGTACAGGATGGAGATACTTTGCTTGTAGGAAGCACCTATTCTACAGAGAATATGATGATTACTTTACAGAAAAACAATGAAAATCTTCTAGCAATAACAACCGATTTTAAAAAAATAAGTCATAAGCTAACAACAAATGAAGGAACTGTTGGAAAATTGTTAAACGATGATGCTATGTATGACAACATTAATTCAATAGCTATATCGCTCAATAAAGCCTCTGTAAAGTCTGAAAAACTTATTGCTTCACTTAATGAATATAGCTCGAAATTAAATAAAAAAGGTACTCTGGGGAATGATTTGGTTACCGACACCATCGTTTTTAATTCGATTAAAAAATCAGTTTTAGAATTACAAAAGATGACAAAATCAGCCAATGTATTTATGGATAATCTTAAAGAAGCTAGTGCTAATCCTAATTCAACTATTGGAGTTTTGTTACATGATGAAAAATCAGGAGCCAGTTTGAAAAGAACTATTGAGAATCTAGAAAGCAGTTCCGAAAAATTAGACGAAGATCTTAAGGCAGCCCAAAGCAATTTTTTGTTGAGAGGTTATTTTAAAGATAAAGAAAAAGAGGCTAAAAAAGCCGCTTCTCAAAAATAA
- a CDS encoding ABC transporter ATP-binding protein, whose protein sequence is MEKEKIQYGNSGDAVIKIEGLYKSFDELDVLKGVDLTLQKGENLAVLGKSGTGKSVLIKLLVGLLKPDRGTITIFGQQLDRLNQKELNALRLRIGFSFQNSALYDSMSVYGNLSFPLTMNVKNLSKKQVDDAVEEALDAVGLLDKIERRTEELSGGQRKRLGIARTLILKPEIMLYDEPTAGLDPVTCIEINALIVEMQQKYKTSSIVITHDLTCAKSTCERIAMLLDGKFLKTGTFEEVFKTEEEQIKQFYSYNFTL, encoded by the coding sequence ATGGAGAAAGAGAAAATTCAATATGGCAATAGCGGAGATGCGGTTATAAAAATTGAAGGTTTGTATAAATCTTTTGATGAACTTGACGTTTTAAAGGGCGTCGATTTAACGCTGCAAAAAGGCGAAAATTTGGCAGTATTAGGCAAATCAGGAACTGGTAAATCCGTTTTGATAAAGCTTTTGGTAGGCTTATTAAAACCAGATAGAGGTACTATAACAATATTTGGCCAGCAACTGGATCGATTAAACCAAAAGGAATTAAATGCATTACGACTGCGTATAGGTTTTTCCTTTCAAAATAGCGCTTTATACGATAGCATGAGCGTATATGGCAATTTATCTTTTCCTTTAACGATGAATGTAAAGAACCTTAGCAAAAAACAAGTTGATGATGCTGTGGAAGAAGCTCTCGATGCAGTAGGTCTATTAGATAAAATTGAGCGACGTACCGAAGAGCTTTCGGGAGGACAGCGAAAAAGATTGGGTATCGCCAGAACACTCATATTAAAACCCGAAATAATGCTGTATGATGAGCCTACGGCGGGTTTAGACCCAGTAACATGTATTGAAATAAATGCACTCATTGTTGAGATGCAACAGAAATATAAAACAAGTTCCATTGTTATTACACATGATCTTACTTGTGCAAAGAGCACCTGTGAACGTATCGCAATGTTGCTTGATGGAAAATTTTTGAAAACGGGAACATTTGAAGAAGTTTTCAAAACAGAAGAAGAACAGATAAAACAATTTTATTCCTATAATTTTACACTTTAA
- a CDS encoding MlaE family ABC transporter permease codes for MEKIKNMTRVGARKYLFSKKIDSYFEGIYKGYQFALRFFKEAFTSPFHFREVINQCFEIGLKSLSLITMTGFIIGIVFTKQSRPSLENFGAVSWLPSLMGIAIVRALGPLVTSLICAGKVGSSISAELGSMKVTEQIDAMEVSAINPFKYLVVTRVLATSISIPILSFYCSCIGLLGSYYNVSTEEATSLQVFYTNAFSNISFLDLFSSLTKSIVFGFTIGIISCYKGFFASNGTSGVGKATNQAVILAMFLIFLEELIIVQIVNWIRYF; via the coding sequence ATGGAAAAAATAAAAAATATGACTAGAGTAGGAGCCAGAAAATATTTGTTTTCAAAAAAAATTGATTCCTATTTTGAAGGTATTTATAAAGGATATCAATTTGCACTTCGTTTTTTTAAAGAAGCTTTTACTTCCCCCTTCCATTTTCGGGAAGTTATTAATCAATGTTTTGAGATTGGATTAAAATCACTTTCTCTAATAACAATGACAGGCTTTATCATTGGTATCGTTTTTACCAAACAGTCTCGGCCGTCTTTAGAAAATTTTGGAGCAGTATCATGGTTGCCGTCATTAATGGGAATTGCTATTGTGCGAGCGTTGGGACCATTAGTCACTTCGCTAATTTGTGCTGGTAAAGTTGGGTCAAGCATTAGTGCTGAATTAGGGTCTATGAAAGTAACGGAACAAATTGATGCGATGGAGGTATCAGCAATTAATCCCTTTAAATATCTCGTCGTTACTCGAGTTTTGGCTACTAGCATTTCTATTCCCATCCTTTCGTTTTATTGCAGCTGTATAGGATTGTTAGGTTCTTATTACAATGTTTCTACTGAAGAGGCGACAAGCCTGCAAGTGTTTTACACCAATGCTTTTTCGAACATTTCATTTTTAGATCTTTTTTCATCGCTTACAAAATCTATAGTCTTCGGATTTACCATTGGAATTATTAGCTGTTATAAAGGTTTTTTTGCCTCCAATGGCACAAGTGGTGTTGGTAAAGCAACGAATCAGGCGGTAATATTGGCTATGTTCCTAATTTTTCTCGAAGAGTTAATCATTGTGCAGATTGTTAATTGGATTAGATATTTTTAA
- a CDS encoding AsmA family protein, with protein MAINYKSIFFKILKYTGITLVVLLALMFITPFVFSDKIREQVKKTANEKLNGELNYSDANVSFFTHFPSLTLTLNNFSLNGSAPFQKEKFVTADEVAFGINLSSLVFGKAIKIDQIFLSNSLINVKVNQKGEANYNVYISEPETATKKEKEETGLKLEEIEITNSKIIYDDQSTKVHIDALGFNYLGNGDLSQAIFALHSKAKIEKLNIIYENEPYLMNKKVDGDLITKINTNSLSFIFEQNDLFINKLLVDFTGKFDFLKDGYDIDFIIKSNKSNLNDLFTAFPPKYVTWLKDTELKGNVDLLFMLKGKYIASQNIAPDLSLDFKLKDGFVNYKKSAFPVSNLNMDISTKMASLNPELLDLNARNISLNVEKNQLKAQLKMNGLTTPEIDMVLNSNIDLEKLNRALGISDIELKGKLIADVKAKGKYDQKQGLFPITNGILNLNNGFVKTPYYPNPITNINVNTTISDKKGTYKDLSVVLKPATFTFEGEPFLVEADLKNFDDLNYDITAKGTLNISKIYKVFSQKGLDVDGFIKADLQLKGIQSDAEKGNYSRLHNKGTLELRNINVATEYLPKSLLIKEGIFRFNQDKMSFNTFLASYGQSDFKLNGYLQNVFNFMASKNGVLRGSFTLNSKYINVDEFMSSTSTAPVTNTATSSNTAPQATAPETGVILIPSNFDLQFYATAHKINYQGLMLQDCKGAVKMKSGKMLMQNTGFNLIGCNVAMNAAYQGINPKKAVFEYSIKATDFDIKRAYKEVKMFKEMASAAENAEGIVSLDYKIKGRLNQQMMPVYPSLIGGGILSIKDVKLKGMKMFSAVSKTADHEAIKNPELSKVDIKTTVKNNIITIERFKFKFAGFRPRIEGTSSLDGKLNIKMRLGLPPLGIIGIPLTVTGTKDNPKVKVGRKGDEIEETQDTE; from the coding sequence ATGGCAATCAACTACAAATCAATCTTTTTTAAGATTTTAAAATATACAGGAATTACCCTTGTGGTTTTATTGGCGTTGATGTTTATTACCCCTTTTGTTTTTTCGGATAAAATTCGGGAACAGGTAAAGAAAACGGCTAATGAAAAATTAAACGGAGAACTGAATTATTCGGATGCCAATGTTTCCTTTTTTACTCATTTTCCATCCTTGACATTGACTTTAAACAATTTTAGTCTTAACGGATCGGCTCCTTTTCAAAAAGAAAAATTTGTTACTGCGGATGAGGTTGCTTTTGGAATCAATTTGAGTAGTCTCGTTTTTGGTAAAGCTATAAAAATAGACCAAATTTTTCTTTCCAATTCATTGATTAATGTCAAAGTGAACCAAAAAGGAGAAGCCAATTATAATGTTTACATATCCGAGCCAGAAACTGCAACAAAAAAAGAGAAGGAAGAAACGGGATTAAAATTAGAGGAAATTGAAATCACTAACAGTAAAATAATTTATGACGATCAATCGACCAAAGTGCATATCGATGCATTAGGGTTTAATTATTTAGGAAACGGAGATTTAAGTCAAGCTATTTTTGCTTTGCATTCGAAAGCCAAAATTGAAAAGCTAAATATCATTTATGAAAACGAACCCTATTTAATGAACAAAAAAGTGGATGGGGATTTGATTACTAAAATAAATACCAATTCGCTGTCATTTATTTTTGAGCAAAATGACCTTTTTATCAATAAACTTTTGGTTGATTTTACTGGAAAATTCGATTTTTTGAAGGATGGTTATGATATTGACTTTATAATAAAATCAAACAAGAGTAACCTAAACGATCTGTTCACCGCTTTTCCTCCTAAATACGTTACTTGGCTGAAAGATACCGAATTGAAAGGAAATGTCGATTTGCTTTTTATGCTTAAAGGAAAATATATTGCTTCGCAAAACATAGCTCCCGATTTAAGTTTAGATTTTAAATTGAAAGACGGATTTGTAAATTATAAAAAAAGTGCTTTTCCAGTTTCAAATTTAAATATGGATATCAGTACGAAAATGGCGTCTTTGAATCCGGAACTTTTAGATTTGAATGCACGAAACATTTCTTTAAACGTAGAAAAAAATCAATTAAAAGCCCAATTGAAAATGAATGGGTTGACCACTCCGGAGATAGATATGGTTTTGAATTCTAATATTGATCTGGAAAAATTGAATCGTGCTTTAGGAATTTCTGACATTGAATTGAAAGGAAAGCTAATTGCCGATGTAAAAGCAAAAGGTAAATACGACCAAAAACAAGGACTTTTTCCAATTACAAATGGAATATTGAATTTGAATAATGGTTTTGTAAAAACACCATATTACCCAAATCCAATAACCAATATCAATGTCAATACCACGATTTCAGATAAAAAAGGAACTTACAAGGATCTTTCGGTGGTGTTGAAACCGGCAACTTTTACTTTTGAAGGGGAACCTTTTTTGGTCGAAGCCGATTTGAAAAATTTTGATGATTTGAATTATGACATCACTGCCAAAGGAACATTAAACATTAGCAAAATCTACAAAGTATTTTCTCAAAAAGGATTGGATGTAGACGGTTTTATCAAAGCCGATTTGCAATTGAAAGGAATTCAAAGCGATGCCGAAAAAGGAAATTATAGTCGTTTACATAATAAGGGAACGCTTGAACTTCGAAATATAAATGTCGCTACAGAATACTTGCCAAAATCATTATTGATAAAAGAAGGGATCTTCAGATTCAATCAGGATAAAATGTCTTTCAATACATTTTTGGCATCATATGGTCAATCCGATTTTAAATTGAATGGGTATTTGCAAAATGTATTCAACTTTATGGCTTCCAAAAATGGAGTTTTGAGAGGGTCGTTTACTTTAAATTCAAAATACATCAATGTCGATGAGTTTATGTCCAGTACATCGACAGCTCCAGTTACAAATACCGCAACATCGTCCAATACGGCTCCTCAAGCTACTGCTCCAGAAACGGGCGTAATTCTTATTCCATCCAATTTTGATTTGCAATTTTATGCGACAGCCCACAAAATAAATTATCAGGGACTTATGTTACAAGACTGCAAAGGCGCAGTTAAAATGAAAAGCGGTAAAATGCTAATGCAAAATACAGGATTCAATTTAATTGGTTGTAATGTTGCAATGAATGCTGCTTATCAAGGAATAAATCCTAAAAAAGCTGTTTTTGAATACAGTATCAAAGCCACGGATTTTGATATTAAAAGAGCCTACAAAGAAGTAAAAATGTTTAAGGAAATGGCTAGTGCCGCCGAAAATGCTGAGGGAATTGTTTCGTTGGATTATAAAATAAAAGGCAGGCTGAACCAACAAATGATGCCTGTTTATCCTTCTTTAATTGGCGGAGGTATTCTCTCTATAAAAGATGTGAAACTGAAAGGAATGAAAATGTTTAGTGCCGTGAGCAAAACTGCGGATCATGAAGCCATCAAAAACCCTGAATTGTCTAAAGTGGATATTAAAACAACCGTAAAAAATAACATTATTACCATTGAACGATTCAAATTCAAATTTGCAGGTTTCAGGCCAAGGATAGAAGGAACGTCAAGCCTTGACGGTAAGTTGAATATAAAAATGAGACTGGGTTTACCTCCATTGGGCATTATTGGAATACCGTTAACTGTCACAGGAACCAAGGACAATCCGAAAGTGAAAGTGGGCAGAAAAGGCGATGAAATCGAGGAAACTCAAGACACTGAATAA
- a CDS encoding tRNA-(ms[2]io[6]A)-hydroxylase — protein MLGLKLVTDPRWVNIVESNIEEILTDHAWCEQKAASNAISLITYNSELEELVTELLVIAKEELDHLQMVHDLIKRKGLTLGRERKDHYVNELFKFMKKDGSRKDALVDRLLFSAMIEARSCERFKVLSENIKDPELAKFYRDLMISEAGHYTTFLGFARKYVDNFDVDKRWQEWIDFETSIIINYGKKETVHG, from the coding sequence ATGCTTGGATTAAAATTGGTTACAGACCCTCGATGGGTAAACATAGTAGAAAGCAATATTGAAGAAATATTGACCGATCATGCTTGGTGCGAACAAAAAGCGGCTTCAAATGCCATAAGTTTGATTACCTACAATTCAGAATTAGAAGAATTGGTTACAGAACTGTTAGTCATTGCAAAAGAAGAATTAGATCATTTACAAATGGTTCATGACTTGATAAAAAGAAAAGGATTGACATTGGGGAGAGAACGCAAAGATCATTATGTGAATGAGCTTTTTAAATTCATGAAAAAAGATGGCAGCCGTAAAGATGCATTAGTAGATCGATTGTTGTTTTCGGCAATGATTGAAGCCCGAAGCTGCGAGCGTTTCAAAGTGTTATCTGAAAATATAAAAGATCCTGAATTAGCCAAATTTTACCGTGATTTAATGATTTCTGAAGCGGGACATTATACCACTTTTCTTGGCTTTGCCAGAAAATATGTTGATAATTTTGATGTTGATAAACGCTGGCAGGAATGGATTGATTTTGAAACCTCAATTATCATCAATTATGGTAAAAAGGAAACCGTGCATGGTTAA
- a CDS encoding glycosyltransferase, translated as MNQTQKLLIIGTVWPEPNSSAAGGRMLQLITQFQQQGFTITFASPAMDSDYMVDLASLNVDKQSIILNCSSFDAFVKNLNPAVVLFDRFMTEEQFGWRVVENCPDTLRILDTEDLHCLRLARQKAFKEKREFVLVDLFKEDSAKREIASILRCDLSLIISEFEMDVLKTTFKIDEKLLYYLPFLLEPISSAAFENLPSFEKRKDFIFIGNFLHEPNWNAVQYLKEAIWPLLRKQLPEAHLNIYGAYPSQKVMQLHQPKEGFYIKGRAIDANEGGQNARVVLAPLRFGAGIKGKLIEAMQCGTPSITTAIGAESMQGDLPWNGFVTDDIGEFTNAAMSLYQDKNLWQKAQENGIAIINNRYLKSLFENDFRSKIQFLLSNLEQHRLNNFFGALLQHQTLNSSKYMSKWIEAKNRI; from the coding sequence ATGAATCAAACTCAAAAGCTTTTAATCATTGGCACTGTATGGCCTGAACCGAATTCCTCTGCTGCTGGCGGTCGAATGTTACAATTAATTACTCAGTTTCAGCAACAAGGATTTACAATTACATTTGCAAGTCCAGCAATGGATAGTGATTATATGGTTGATTTAGCCTCATTAAATGTTGACAAACAATCAATTATTTTAAATTGTTCCAGTTTTGATGCTTTTGTAAAAAACCTAAATCCAGCTGTTGTTTTATTTGACCGATTTATGACGGAAGAGCAATTTGGTTGGCGTGTTGTCGAGAATTGTCCTGATACTTTGCGAATTTTGGACACCGAAGATTTGCATTGTTTGAGACTGGCAAGACAAAAAGCTTTTAAAGAGAAACGCGAATTTGTGCTTGTTGATTTATTTAAGGAAGATAGTGCCAAAAGAGAAATCGCCAGTATTTTGAGATGTGATTTGTCTTTGATAATATCCGAATTTGAAATGGATGTTTTGAAAACGACTTTTAAAATTGACGAAAAACTGCTTTACTATTTGCCCTTTTTATTAGAACCGATTTCGAGTGCAGCTTTTGAAAACCTTCCTTCTTTTGAAAAAAGAAAAGATTTTATTTTTATTGGGAATTTTTTGCATGAACCCAATTGGAATGCAGTCCAGTATCTAAAAGAAGCGATTTGGCCACTGCTGAGAAAACAATTGCCAGAAGCCCATTTAAATATTTATGGAGCCTATCCTTCCCAAAAAGTAATGCAATTGCATCAACCCAAAGAAGGTTTTTATATCAAAGGACGAGCGATTGACGCCAATGAGGGGGGTCAAAATGCAAGAGTTGTATTAGCTCCATTGCGTTTTGGGGCCGGTATAAAAGGAAAATTGATTGAAGCCATGCAATGTGGAACTCCCAGTATAACAACTGCTATTGGTGCCGAATCGATGCAAGGTGATTTACCTTGGAATGGTTTTGTAACAGATGATATAGGTGAATTCACAAATGCTGCTATGTCATTGTATCAAGATAAAAATCTTTGGCAGAAAGCGCAAGAAAACGGAATTGCGATTATCAATAATCGGTATTTGAAATCACTTTTCGAAAATGACTTTAGATCCAAAATTCAATTTTTACTTTCTAATTTAGAGCAACATCGTTTGAATAATTTTTTTGGTGCTTTGCTCCAACATCAAACTTTAAATAGCAGTAAATACATGTCGAAATGGATAGAAGCAAAAAATAGAATTTAA